The genomic interval AAACCAGTGGGAGTTGTATGCCGGAGGGAAGCCCGTTGTGGACGGAGAGGAGCTTGCGGACCTGAGGAATGCAAAAAATTTCACTCTGCACAGCATAGCTAGGTGGGTTGATTTGCAGATTAAGCGACGTCCACAGCTCAAAGCCTTTCTCAGGACAATTTCTCCCCGCCATTTTGTGAATGGAGACTGGAACACCGGGGGAAGCTGCAACAACACTGTTCCATTAGCTGGAGGAAGTGAGGTATCGCAGGATGGTTCGAGCGATCCCATTCCTGAGGCTGCAGTGAAAGGCACACGGGTGAAGCTCCTGGATATCACTGCACTGTCGCAACTGAGGGACGAGGGCCACGTCTCCAAGTACACCGTCAAAGCGATACTGGGCGTGCATGATTGTTTGCATTGGTGCCTTCCTGGTATACCAGATGCATGGAATGAGATACTCTGTGCTCAACTTTGAAAGCCtttatttaggattttttttttctttctttcttatatTCTAGGGAGATTTAACTGCTTAGGTAGTGAGGTTTTTGAACCTTCTTCATCTGTTTATAGaaccttctttttctccttttttttttctcattactaTTGGGATTTGGTGTCTATTGGTTGGCTTCTAGCTTTGTTGGCTAGATAAGAGAAATTTGTATCTAGGATTTTGGATATAATCAATGAAATAAAAATTGTATCTAGGATTTTGGATATAATCAATGAAAtaaaaatttgtttatttattttaatatacaaTAGATATGATCTTCCGTGCAGTGAGAATGTGTACTTGAATAGTTCTGAGTCAAATTAATGGTACGATGAAGATGATAAAATTGTCGATGTTTAGTCAAATTTAAGTGATCATGTCACAACGGGTCATGTTACTTGCgcaatttatataataaaaatatatcgtGTATTTTGCAATGATAAAATGATGTAATGATTCATTCTATATTGCCTTATTTGGTCATTTCCCTATGAACAATTTgacttttgtaatttttttttaagttgacaATAGTTTTTACTGATTAATCTTGAGATGACCCGTCCTATACCAATTTTTCAGTCATcaggataattttttttatcagtcATATCATTCAGGAAGATTAAACCATTACACTATCATCTCGGGAGTCACTTTCTGCATTGGTTAGTTTGACTCTGTATTTGGGTACAATTTTATCAATCCGATAAATTCACCCAACCCAATCAGCCCATCCTAATTAGCTTGAATGACCCAACTAGACCATCCAAGTCACCTGGCCTAACCAAACCCACTCAACTTGCCCACCCAATTGGACCAGCATAATACATTTGTTTGACTCGTCAAATATTTATGATAAAAGCAGAATAACactcaagtttttttttatatataatccaGATATCGAGTTTTGGAGTTGAGCGGCCTCCCCCTAGCACCGCCTTGACATTTGAACCCTTGGGAGAATCTGTAGGGTCCTTACCGCTGCACCGTGCCGGGGGTTTAATGCGTGGAACAGAATGAAATGAATAACTGAATGCACAATTACTCTCCAGATTGTCCATCCAAATAAAGATATAAATTATAGAGAAAATAAACTATTCTCATTCTATTTCATTCGGCCTTCCAAGTGAACCTTTAATtatgaaataaaataaatgatCCTAAAGCATGGATCATTTTACCATCCTGATAAAACAAACCATTTCTAGCCCATGTTTTTCATGCACAGATAGAGCTAACTCTTGCTTCATACAACAGCTTCCAAAAGTGAAACTGATTTGGTGCATTAAAAACAGTATACTGAACTGAGATGTAAAGGTCAGCACTTTAACAAGGTTCAGCCCTTTCTTGTTATTTCATATGTAACTAGTCTTTTTGAATTACCATGTAAGATAATTATAAATAATCCTAAGAAGATTAAAAAGAACTTGTCGCTATAGAACATACATGTCAGGAGCAACTTCTCAGTGTCATGATCACCAAGGCATTGCACTTTTACAAACTACCAACTCTCCACTTTTAAAATTGACATAAAGAAGTTGGCAAAAGAGAAGGCACGAATTTTTTGGGACGAGGATGAGGGAATAACTTGGGCTTCCCCAGTGACTTCTATTTGATCCGGGGAAATGATGTAGAAAATATAAGAAATCAATCATTTTTCACTGTCTTTGCAAGAAAAGCTTTGGTCATGATCGTGGCGATATATGAGGCAACAGTAATACCTACTCCAGCAGTAAGGATCAACCAGTCATATGTTGAGCTCTGCACCGTGTAAACTCGCAGGCCGATAGTGTTCCAAAAACTTTCTGTCCATATAGGATCGACAGATCCCATAGGATCAGATGAATTCACATGAATGACATGCCAAGCATTATCTTTCAGCTCGAGTCGGGTAGAGTAAGCAGGCACATACCTGTATGAGCACATGAACTTGATAAAAGCAACCAACAAAAATGAATCCCCATTAAAACAAAACTAAATTGATACTGGGTGCAAAGCAGTTATTGTTTTTAGAAAATCAACATTGCATAAAGGTATCACTTTCTAGCAGATTTATGATCCTTTGATACAGGAGAACAAGTTGCcaacaactcttttttttttattgctgACGCATATATGATACAGGAGAACAAGTTGCCATCAACATTAGTACTCATTATTGTTAATCAAAAGTCTTCAACCAATTTAAACCAAAGTTAGATACTATATTTGCCTGACATCAATTTAGGGTAATAGCTGCAAAGAATCAGCAATAACCTTTAAGGAAAGCAAACTACCTGGTTGTAGATACAACACATCTTCCATTCCCATCAGTTTCAGCTCCAACACAAACTTCATCGACACTATCACACTTTCCGGTGCAGGAATTTGTGCTGTCCTTGACTAGAGAAGTTTTATTGGCCAAAAAATTCCATACAAATCGAGAAACATCATCAGCATATTCAGGGTATTGAGTATCGGGGGAATCAAGGAAAACACCAACATAATGATTTGGGCAATTGTTACTAGGAGAAATAAAGTTTTTCACAATGCCACATGAGAGGCCAGGTTCACAACTGAGTAGGCATCCCACTAATTCTTCGACCAAGGAGACATTCACTTTTATAGAATTAAGTGACATGAGGTTAACTTGCATGTCACCACTTGCAAGGATATACAATGAACGTGCCACCAAGGCAGCAGCAGCTGCAATAGAGGTTGCATTTATATTTGCTGCATAAAATTATGAGGGCAGCTTATTATTTACATAATAAATAGGTGAATTTAATAAACTCCAAGTCAAATGAACCTACATGGATTGTCTAGGTGGCTATGATAAAATTTGTTTGAGAAAGAAGAGCCAAAGTCTTCCAGGACAATTCCAGCGGTTGTGTTCTGCAAAGAGAACCAACAAGATTTCAGTCACACTTAGATTGGCTTTTTCATATATATTATGGGAGAAAATACAAGTACACCAGTTCTTACCAAGTGATCTAAATTATTATATACACACTTCTTTCATCAATCTGATCGTCAATTAGATCACTATATATAGACAAGTTACAAGTCTCAACTATTTCGAATAACTAAGATACGTGGTGTGAAAAAAGCAACCCCTGGTAACTGAGGGACTCATTTAAACCCTAGCTACTACCATACACCACAAAAACAATTCAGCCAAGCAGGATGTTTTCTGAACCTTCCTGCCATAAACATCCATCTCTGAAATACTACTTATTTCCTACACAATCAAATTACCATTAAATTTCAGATGATAAAAGGATCTACGAATTGCTGATGCAAGAAGCACATAGCTATTGTTATTTTATTAATACAAATCTTATAGGGAATCAGAATTTATCAAATAGCAGTATAAAATCTAAAAGAAATTAGGAGAGCGAGTGGTGCAAAAATATTAAATCAGATTATATATACTGAAGATTAGAATTAGAGAGTGAAAGTTGCAAGACACCTCACAGACAACATTTGACTCTATTGTTACCAACCTTCCTCAGAAATGCCATCAGTGAAGATGGTGGAATGCCAGGATTTGATGCATCTGCCATTTTGATCTTAACATTGTCTGTACCAAGTGAGTCGCTAGCACTTTGCAAGGCCTCCAGCATATCTTTTGTGACAGAAGAATTCTGCAGAGCAATGGTAAAATGTTTGTCAAAAGCTTTGATGGTTAATACAAAAGCATGATAACGCTCATGCCAAACGCCCTTCATCACCAGCTCCACGGGGAGATGAAGGGGTGCTGAGCGACCCCCTAAGTGGCAGGGTTATTTGCCGCAGCCACGACTCGAACCCTTGTCCATTAATACAAGTCTACCACTTGGGTGTCAACTCagctacgccctgggggccaaAAGCTTTGATGGTTAAGAAAGTACACTTAGAGGTGAGATAGCATGTGTCAGATAAGCATAATTTCTGATGGCATTACAAAAGCGTCATAAAACTACAAAAGCATTCCAGATATTTTATCATGTCATTAATTTGATTGGAACGGGCATTTCCCATGTAATGCTATTTCATTGGCAAAAATCAGTGCATGCAAAATCCTCGGCAGTGTGCACAAACAAGGCTTATATTACTGACTGATAGGATTCCTGCCTAATTTAACattatttaaaatttgattgGATGACAATTTCTCTCAAAGACTGTAGTAGGGAAACGACTCACTTTTACAACACCcagatgaattttgaaaatttgttcaACTATGATGTAGGATGTCACAGCATCACAATCTGATTCCATGATGTGAGTTTATGGACCTATCTTTAAACGAAAATGTAAATTTGGCAAGCTTGAGTAGTTTAAAGACCCAATCCCCAAGCAGGACAAAGAAGCAGCTTATACATTAAAAAAACAACTTGTTTGCTCTTCACAAATCATTAAATGATGTCGGATCTATATATTTAGGTGAAAACTAGTGGGACAATCAAGATTCACTCTTACCCCTCCTGCATGTGCATAAAAGGTTGCAGCACTCGTACCTTGATCCAAGCCTTTTCCCACAGATCCAATCTCTAATACCTATAATTATAAATTCAGAAGAAATAAGTAtcacattttaatttttaatacagCATGCATTTAAagcttgctttattttttttggaATGGAGAGTGACAATAACTAAAATCCACATAACAAGTAAAGAAATCAACTGATATGTTAAAAGTTCAACCTTCGCATACAATTTTTACAAGGTAGCTTGCCAATTCCATTGAGAAAGAAAAATATGAGAAAATCTGCAATAGTAGGAAGTTAAAGAAAGCAAACCAAATTAACACCTTCCAACTGTGTGTTGATATGACTTGGTGCTCATACAGCAATTGAGGTGAAATTTAAGATTTTGCCAACTGCTCTAGCTAGTCTGGACTGATTTTCAAAGCATTGAAAGCAAAGATTCACATGGAAGTCTGCTGGACAGTGATAAGTTATATTTCCTGATTGACTCTCCCCTCCAATGTTGAAAAATACATGGTATAGCGACACATTGCCAAACTCCTAAGAAAACACCGTTACGTCCACAGGTATAACAATTGGAATCTAATCATGACAGCCTAGAATATTTGACTTCTTGATTTAACATGCATATCAGTTATCTAACATATATTAAATGTAAAAAAATTGGCCATTAAAAGATTACCTGATCAATCATGGTGCTGTCGAGGCCATTGACAGCAGCTGTTCCCATGTCTAATTCTTGTAGAAATTTCCTGCTACCAAGATATCCCCATGCTTCCCCAGTGAAAACCATGAAAACAAGCTACATGAACATATATCATCAAAACTTGATAAATACAATTGTGGTAAGATAAAGATCATTATacaaaatgatattgttttgctCACACGCATCTAAAAGCAATGTGCTTGCATGATCAAAAAAATCACTTAATTGGAAGTTTATTATTGTCATCTTTGCACAATTGAATATGGTTTATTAGTTCTGCTGGTCTttaacaatttaatatttaaaaacacGAGGATAGCAAACATATGATGACAAAAGTTATAAGATATTGTATACTAGTAAAGTTGATCCACAACAATAGGGCTTCAAGATAAAATATATGAAACTAAATGAATCTTGTGTCCTTAATCTATTCAATATGAGGATAACTAGTAGTTCAAGTATGTGGCATACATAGCAATAAATAAGCACATAATTTAAGAAGTGCTTCATGCTTCGTGCAAATGAGAACAACATAAATTCTACAAAGAGCCCTATGAACTGCCAAATGGAAAGTACACCACTTAGAGGGGGATGATCATGTGTAAGATGACAGTTGGTCCCCCAGCATGGGAAAACATGTGCCAAAATTTATCGAGGAAACTTTAAACCCatcttaaaatagtttttatatATTGTGAACATAGCACAATAACTGTTTTATTGGAATAACCTGAAATAGGCCCATGTTGTCAGCCTGCATAGTATTGAGTGATCACTATGTGGCGTTTTCCAACAAGTTCCCTCAGGATCACATTTTAAAAGAATGAGCAAGGTGGGACCTTCAGTTGGGGTACCTATTTGTTCAAAAGGTAAAATAAAGGAACCCTTAGGCtgattttccttttttctttgcaCTCAACATTATGACTCCGTGCAGCACCTACAGCATCCACATACCAGCAAAAGCCTAACACTTATACCACGGATTGTGTCCTTATTCAAAACTATTGAATCAAAAGGTTAAATGAAACTACTAGCAAAAATTTCAAGCTAACTTGTACATTCACATGTTCAATCAGTATAACATATTTGTTATTTTCAATAATATGGATATGTCTGTTGGACAACTTAATTACTAGAGTCCTCTACATCAGCAGGAGGCTGAAAACAGCAAAATACTAGTAATATAGAATATAGTCCAACACTCCCTCTGGAAAGGAGATTCAGTGAAATCTTAAAACTTTCATAAATGCATATTATTTGTATATATTAGTTATCATATTATCTGTATATATTAGTTACCACATTATCTAtatatattagttaatatatatgtTAATTAGCTAAttatcaattag from Zingiber officinale cultivar Zhangliang chromosome 6B, Zo_v1.1, whole genome shotgun sequence carries:
- the LOC121988705 gene encoding nicastrin-like, with the translated sequence MALKLLLFFALSILFVTRRSIAGPDTLESVPDLQRVMYQNIKSYPCVRLLNLSGEIGCSNPGLRKVVAPIVRLNHSDEDLSYPSAILLPLEKLESLFQRVSKDVDFAHKIAGVLVESDEYPSKSTGFSPAEKFPQAAFAPYKNHSYEWNADGSGIMLNHYNFPVFLLSPQANSIVQELADKNAEEPDLYKVHVAEFDLVMQTTKAHTQDSESCLKEQSCLPLGGFSVWSSLPPINVSSKEPPKPIIMVVASQDSASLFRDLSLGAESSISGLIALLTAVDALSYVNDLTELKKQLVFMVFTGEAWGYLGSRKFLQELDMGTAAVNGLDSTMIDQVLEIGSVGKGLDQGTSAATFYAHAGGNSSVTKDMLEALQSASDSLGTDNVKIKMADASNPGIPPSSLMAFLRKNTTAGIVLEDFGSSFSNKFYHSHLDNPSNINATSIAAAAALVARSLYILASGDMQVNLMSLNSIKVNVSLVEELVGCLLSCEPGLSCGIVKNFISPSNNCPNHYVGVFLDSPDTQYPEYADDVSRFVWNFLANKTSLVKDSTNSCTGKCDSVDEVCVGAETDGNGRCVVSTTRYVPAYSTRLELKDNAWHVIHVNSSDPMGSVDPIWTESFWNTIGLRVYTVQSSTYDWLILTAGVGITVASYIATIMTKAFLAKTVKND